Below is a genomic region from Gemmatimonadales bacterium.
GGCGGCGATGCCGAGCACGGGGAAACGAGCGTAGCGAAACACGGACATCTCCGGAGCCTGGAGTCGGATTCCGACCTGGGCGGTTAATGTCGCCCAGGGCCGCCATGCGGCGTAAGCCTACCCTCGGCTCGCGTTTCGGGGCCGGTGTGTGGCAGCCTCGCCGCGCGCGAGCCGGGCGAGAATGGCGCGGCCCTGTGTCAGGAGTTCCTGACCGAGTCTGGTCCGAGCGCTGACTGGTCCCAGTCGGGACTCGGCTGGCGCCGTCCGTCATCTCGCCGGATATTCGCTACGTCTCCGTCCCGGAGATTCATGGCGCTCCGCGACTGGCTCCAGCCACCGCGCCGTCTCGTGGTACTGTTCCTGCTGATCGCGCTGATCGTGGTCACCGCGATGGGCGGGCTCGCGTGGCGCTTCCTCGACCAGGACCGCGCGCTGGAGCGGCAGCGTACGCAGGACCGGCTCGAGCGCACGGCGGACGTGATCACCGCCGCGCTGGGCCGGGGCGCGGCCGAGGCCCGGGAAGCGCTCACGCGTCTCTCCTCCGTGGCGCGGACGGAGCTGCGCACCGCCGCCGCTCGCTGGGCTGGCACGCTGAAGGCCGACGCACTCGTCGTGATCCTGACGGCGGATGGCGTGGAGGGATTCCCATCCGGCCGGCTGCTCTATCGGCCCGTGCCCGTACCGTCGCGTGAGGCGCCCGCCGCCACGTACGCGGTCGGAGAGGGGCTCGAGTTCCGCCAGCGGGATCTGGTCGGCGCCGCGGCAGCGTTCCGCGCGCTGGCGGCGTCACGTGACTCGGCCGTGCGCGCCGGCGCGCTGCTGCGGCTGGCGCGGGTCGAGCGCAAGGCGGGCCAACTCCCTCGGGCGCTCGAGAGCTACGCCCGCCTCACGAGCCTGGGGACGGTGCCGGTCGGAAGGCTCCCTGCCGCCCTGGTCGCGCGGCATGCGCGGCTCGCCATCCTGCGGGAGACGGGCCGGGCCGCCGAGGCGGAGCGGGAAGCTGCGACTGTGGCGGACGATCTCCGCGCCGGGACCTGGCCGCTGACCCGGGCGGTCTACCGGTACTACGCCGAGGAGCTGGCCGGCTACGCCCTCCCGCCGCTGGATGCCGCCAGTCGCGCGCGCCTCGAGCGCTCCGAGGCTATCGCGAACGCGGTCGGTGAGCTCTGGGCCAGGTGGAACAGCGCCGACGAGGAGCGGCGCCAGGACGGCAGCGAGGTCGTCACGTGGCGGGGACATCCGGTGCTGCTCCTCTGGCGCGGCACCGCCACCCGCGGCGTCGCGCTCGTCGCGGGGCCGGATCAGGTGGAGCGCGGCTGGCTGGCGGAGCCGCGGCCGACCCTGGCCCGCGAGCAGGTGACCTTCGTGCTGGCCGACGCCTCGGGGAACGGCCTGATCGGGAGCATCCCCGCCGAGGCGGGCCCCCAGGTGACCCGGACCGCCGCCGAGACGCGGCTCCCCTGGACGCTGCGGGTCGCGAGCGGGAACCGCGCGGCCGACCTCGCACAATACGCCGAGCGCCGCCGACTGGTGACGCTGG
It encodes:
- a CDS encoding HAMP domain-containing sensor histidine kinase; the encoded protein is MALRDWLQPPRRLVVLFLLIALIVVTAMGGLAWRFLDQDRALERQRTQDRLERTADVITAALGRGAAEAREALTRLSSVARTELRTAAARWAGTLKADALVVILTADGVEGFPSGRLLYRPVPVPSREAPAATYAVGEGLEFRQRDLVGAAAAFRALAASRDSAVRAGALLRLARVERKAGQLPRALESYARLTSLGTVPVGRLPAALVARHARLAILRETGRAAEAEREAATVADDLRAGTWPLTRAVYRYYAEELAGYALPPLDAASRARLERSEAIANAVGELWARWNSADEERRQDGSEVVTWRGHPVLLLWRGTATRGVALVAGPDQVERGWLAEPRPTLAREQVTFVLADASGNGLIGSIPAEAGPQVTRTAAETRLPWTLRVASGNRAADLAQYAERRRLVTLGLAALTLLVVVGLYAAIRGVSRELEVARLQSEFVAAVSHELRTPLTALRQFTELLVSDRVRPEEQRRRYYGVMQREADRLQRLVEGLLDFGRMEAGALEFHRTSIAVPDWVRDLVQEFRQAVAEDGWSIELADHLPGPTRIRADAEAVGRALWNLLDNAVKYSPDHRTVWVEVRREGGQLVIAVRDRGIGISAAERATIFDKFVRGASAGQVGAKGTGIGLAMVRHIVDAHHGTVTVESEPGTGSTFTLRLPVEE